A genome region from Sardina pilchardus chromosome 22, fSarPil1.1, whole genome shotgun sequence includes the following:
- the slc16a9b gene encoding monocarboxylate transporter 9b produces the protein MTLPSTKKALDGGWGWAVVVASFLALFLAYGSPQSVGVLYPEWLSTYQEGKGMTAWVGSLVSGVGLIASPICSACVVNFGARPVTIFSGVMVSGGLMLSAFAPNVQFLIFSYGIVVGIGCGLVYAATMTITCQYFDKRRGLALGIVSTGTSAGGFVYATGQNELIELFGLGGCLLIIGSLALNIIACAGPMRPLHVPTYYLKQKAAALQKAEGQLLEKVVISDLDPVKPVASDKKTSDDPPTAMVAAAGTEGVKEPPAADAPLALGRSFSICALLVEVIKTKHKSYSSYARSMAELFRDRVFGALCVAIFLFSLGAFPPLLFLEDVAQSGGLTDGVSLLLPLVSIVQVAGVLGKLGLGAMTDIRWMNSVHLYAFTAVGAGAALLAIPVTESYAGLQVISAAIGFMSGNWSITPYATTKVVGIDRLTEAHGILMFFGGFGIMLGPPVVGWFFDWMQSYDLAFYFSGGCVLLGGFLLFLVSSLPCRPRAKGDSHPADPEYTSDLVAAVA, from the exons atgactcTCCCGAGCACAAAGAAAGCCCTGGACGGTGGCTGGGGCTGGGCTGTGGTGGTGGCTTCGTTCCTGGCCCTCTTCCTGGCCTACGGGTCCCCCCAGTCGGTCGGAGTGCTCTACCCAGAGTGGCTGAGCACGTACCAGGAGGGCAAAGGCATGACCGCATGGGTGGGCTCTCTGGTGTCTGGCGTCGGCTTGATTGCAA GTCCCATTTGCAGTGCGTGTGTGGTCAACTTCGGAGCCAGGCCGGTCACCATCTTCAGCGGGGTCATGGTGTCCGGGGGGCTGATGCTGAGTGCCTTCGCACCCAATGTCCAGTTCCTCATCTTCTCCTATGGCATAGTAGTCG gAATAGGATGTGGGTTGGTCTATGCTGCTACCATGACGATCACCTGTCAGTATTTTGACAAGAGGCGTGGCCTGGCCCTTGGGATTGTCTCCACAG GTACAAGCGCCGGCGGTTTCGTCTACGCCACGGGTCAGAACGAGCTGATCGAGCTCTTCGGCCTGGGCGGCTGCCTGCTGATCATCGGCTCGCTGGCGCTCAACATCATCGCCTGCGCCGGCCCCATGCGACCCCTCCACGTGCCCACCTACTACCTCAAGCAGAAGGCCGCCGCCCTCCAGAAGGCCGAGGGTCAGCTCCTGGAGAAGGTCGTGATCTCCGACCTTGACCCCGTCAAGCCGGTGGCGAGCGACAAGAAGACGTCCGACGACCCGCCGACGGcgatggtggcggcggcggggaCGGAGGGCGTCAAGGAGCCGCCGGCCGCAGACGCGCCTCTGGCGTTGGGGCGAAGCTTCTCCATCTGCGCCCTGCTGGTGGAGGTGATCAAGACCAAGCACAAGTCCTACTCGAGCTACGCGCGCTCCATGGCCGAGCTCTTCCGGGACCGCGTCTTCGGCGCGCTGTGCGTGGCCATCTTCCTCTTCAGCCTGGGCGCCTTCCCGCCGCTGCTCTTCCTGGAGGACGTGGCGCAGAGCGGGGGCCTCACGGACGGCGtcagcctcctcctcccgctGGTGTCCATCGTGcag gtGGCCGGCGTTCTGGGCAAGCTGGGCCTGGGCGCGATGACGGACATCCGCTGGATGAACAGCGTCCACCTCTACGCCTTCACGGCGGTGGGCGCGGGCGCGGCGCTGCTCGCCATCCCCGTCACCGAGAGCTACGCCGGGCTGCAGGTCATCTCGGCCGCCATCGGCTTCATGTCGGGGAACTGGTCCATCACGCCGTACGCCACCACCAAGGTGGTGGGCATCGACCGGCTCACGGAGGCCCACGGCATCCTCATGTTCTTCGGCGGTTTCGGGATCATGCTGGGACCTCCAGTTGTAG GCTGGTTCTTCGACTGGATGCAGTCCTACGACCTGGCCTTCTACTTCAGCGGaggctgtgtgctgctgggggGCTTCCTGCTCTTCCTGGTCTCCTCCCTTCCCTGCAGGCCCAGGGCCAAGGGAGACTCCCACCCCGCCGACCCAGAATACACTAGCGACCTGGTGGCGGCCGTGGCCTAA
- the ccdc6b gene encoding coiled-coil domain-containing protein 6b yields MADSASESDTDGAGSTAATPQCPSSSSSNKPGVVISPFRLEELTNRLASLQQENKVLKIELETFKLKCKALQEENQDLRKASVTIQARAEQEEEFISNTLFKKIQALQKEKETLAVNYEKEEEFLTNELSRKLMQLQHEKAELEQHLEQEQEFQVNKLMKKIKKLENDTITKQLTLEQLRREKIDLENTLEQEQEALVNRLWKRMDRLEAEKRILQEKLDQPVSAPPSPRDISMEIDSPENMMRHIRFLKIEVERLKKNLRTTELQHTEKRAQYVEEERHMREENIRLQRKLQREVERREALCRQLSESESSLEMDDERYFNEMSAQGLRPRTVSSPIPYTPSPSSSRPISPGLSYASHTVGFTPPTTLTRAGMSYYNTPGLHMHVGTTHGITRPSPRRSNSPDKFKRPTPPPSPNTPASLSQAPPPLAPPSQPFASQSGASHQPLHQSQQQQPPRDA; encoded by the exons ATGGCGGACAGTGCTAGCGAAAGTGACACTGATGGAGCGGGCAGCACTGCTGCCACCCCGCAATGTCCCTCGTCCTCATCTTCCAACAAACCTGGCGTTGTGATATCTCCATTTCGTCTGGAAGAATTAACAAATCGGCTTGCTTCGCTGCAGCAAGAAAACAAAGTCCTCAAAATAGAGCTGGAAACGTTCAAACTCAAATGCAAAGCCCTCCAGGAGGAGAACCAAGACCTGCGGAAGGCTAGCGTCACTATT CAAGCGCGTGctgaacaggaggaggagttcATCAGCAACACACTCTTCAAGAAGATCCAGGCCCtccagaaggagaaggagacgcTCGCGGTCAACtatgagaaggaggaggagttcCTCACCAACGAGCTGTCCAGGAAACTCATGCAA CTCCAGCATGAGAAGGCGGAGCTGGAGCAGCacctggagcaggagcaggagttcCAGGTGAACAAGCTCATGAAGAAGATCAAGAAGCTGGAGAACGACACCATCACCAAGCAGCTCACACTGGAACAG ttaCGACGAGAGAAGATCGACCTGGAGAACACGTTGGAGCAAGAACAAGAAGCCCTGGTCAACCGCTTATGGAAGAGGATGGATAGGCTGGAGgcagagaagag AATCCTCCAGGAGAAGCTGGACCAGCCGGTGTCTGCTCCGCCGTCGCCGCGGGACATCTCCATGGAGATCGACTCGCCGGAGAACATGATGCGGCACATCCGCTTCCTGAAGATCGAGGTGGAGCGGCTCAAGAAGAACCTGCGCACCACCGAACTGCAAC acACGGAGAAGCGGGCGCAGTACGTCGAGGAGGAGCGGCACATGCGAGAGGAGAACATCCGTCTCCAGCGGAAGCTGCAGCGCGAGGTGGAGCGCAGGGAGGCGCTGTGTAGGCAGCTATCGGAGAGCGAGAGCAGCCTGGAGATGGACgacgagag GTACTTTAACGAGATGTCCGCTCAGGGACTACGGCCTCGGACCGTCTCCAGCCCCATCCCCTACACACCCTCACCCAGCTCCAGCCGACCCATatcaccag gGCTGTCATATGCCAGTCACACTGTGGGCTTCACTCCTCCGACGACCCTCACCCGAGCGGGCATGTCCTACTACAACACTCCCGGCCTTCACATGCACGTGGGCACAACGCATGGCATTACA AGACCCTCCCCGAGAAGAAGCAACAGTCCGGACAAGTTCAAGCGGCCCacgccacccccctcccccaacacgcCGGCCAGCCTATCACAGGCCCCGCCTCCACTGGCTCCTCCCAGCCAGCCCttcgccagccaatcagggGCCTCGCACCAACCTCTGCACCaatcccagcagcagcagccgccacgGGACGCatga